A stretch of the Odontesthes bonariensis isolate fOdoBon6 chromosome 5, fOdoBon6.hap1, whole genome shotgun sequence genome encodes the following:
- the phc1 gene encoding polyhomeotic-like protein 1, translating into MDAGEDQNTSNTNGNPQTSGNSRAPQIARMSLYERQAVQALQALQRQPNAAQYFQQLMLQQQINNAQLHNLAAVQQATLAASRQSNTPSNSMSQVPTTVNPSTTSAGVTITSPRPHGSATSATSTALNQSVLLGGNSAGQGQMYLRVNRSLRAPLASQLIFMPGGTTATVATVTQTQPQPQQQQQQQQQQQHEAASTTSSAQSDNDQVQNLALHCVSTPKAAVVKSELPERKDAASFPLTHQQQQIFPQTAQQQQVQHQMAKPSFNQQAGTNPMTVKTGNQAAMTVTPAASVAPSSSSSPALPLSQLLLSSSAAPVILVPTSNVTTSAQGYPIGSVAPKANMNAQTLVVQPLQQASNNVEKGPVPIQPKTAQGHRLPVQLPPRHPPPILPAPPSNSLVTTGGHNPPHIPVQLVGARQSLVGNTQALALAQARNCIAQESLCGGIVVPVTSNTAVTKPAVGSLKRKSDCDAPNEMAESSDSAPMKDSAPPLSPAPTKDSVPPVEAAFSSPPTLSLPLPISRVGHGDKDRAPVPQAVVKPQVLTHLIEGFVIQEGAEPFPVAGLLKDRDFALVGRTENGPPLLKCEYCGCLAPASQFRGSKRFCSNTCAKRYNVSCSQHFKSSRGRNAAGQAPPPAPTESSARRRGPSRRSSSNITYNKIASKHLSVKCHSESSRSEDVTSDGEEEEDDSPSLSPSSSHSCTRAGHSAPQSDSSAPGSLPLEGANFLSATPGQWSVEEVCRFISSLQGCEELAAQFLSQEIDGQALMLLREDHLISTMNIKLGPALKICASINSLRE; encoded by the exons ATGGATGCAGGGGAAGACCAAAACACAAGTAACACCAACGGAAATCCTCAGACAAGTGGGAACTCCCGAGCGCCTCAGATAGCCCGCATGTCCTTATATGAGAGACAAGCTGTACAG GCTCTCCAAGCATTGCAGAGGCAGCCTAATGCAGCTCAGTACTTCCAGCAGCTcatgctgcagcagcagatcaacAATGCTCAACTCCACAACTTGGCTGCTGTGCAACAG GCCACACTTGCAGCTAGTCGCCAGTCCAATACTCCAAGTAATAGCATGTCTCAAGTGCCCACCACT GTCAATCCAAGCACCACGTCTGCAGGAGTGACTATCACCAGCCCTCGACCGCACGGCTCAGCTACCTCTGCAACATCAACAGCTCTCAACCAGTCGGTGCTGCTGGGTGGAAACTCTGCAGGGCAGGGTCAGATGTATCTGAGG GTCAACCGCTCTCTTAGGGCTCCACTTGCCTCTCAGCTCATCTTCATGCCTGGTGGTACAACAGCTACTGTTGCAACTGTTACCCAGACCCAACCACAGccccaacagcagcagcagcagcagcagcagcagcagcatgaagCTGCCTCCACCACGTCGAGTGCCCAATCTGACAATGATCAG GTGCAGAACTTGGCTCTACACTGTGTCTCCACCCCCAAAGCGGCTGTCGTCAAGTCTGAGCTTCCAGAGAGGAAAGACGCTGCCAGTTTTCCTCTCACTCACCAGCAGCAACAGATTTTCCCCCAGACAGCTCAGCAGCAGCAAGTGCAACACCAAATGGCAAAACCCAGCTTTAATCAGCAGGCTGGCACCAACCCAATGACTGTGAAGACTGGAAACCAGGCTGCCATGACTGTCACTCCTGCTGCTTCTGTAGccccttcctcctcttcttcccctGCACTTCCTCTCTCCCAGCTCCTCCTGTCCTCCTCCGCTGCCCCTGTAATCCTGGTGCCCACGTCAAATGTTACTACCTCCGCTCAGGGCTACCCGATCGGCTCAGTGGCACCAAAGGCCAACATGAACGCGCAGACTCTGGTGGTGCAGCCACTGCAACAGGCCAGCAACAATGTGGAGAAAGGTCCAGTTCCAATTCAGCCCAAGACAGCTCAGGGACACCGCCTACCCGTGCAGCTTCCCCCTCGACACCCGCCCCCCATTCTCCCAGCTCCACCAAGCAACAGTCTGGTCACCACAGGAGGTCACAACCCTCCCCACATCCCTGTCCAACTGGTGGGAGCCAGGCAGAGCCTAGTAGGAAACACACAAGCTTTGGCTCTTGCCCAGGCACGAAACTGTATAGCCCAGGAAAGTCTATGTGGTGGGATTGTTGTCCCAGTCACCAGCAATACTGCTGTG ACAAAGCCTGCCGTTGGCTCTCTGAAGAGAAAATCTGACTGTGATGCACCGAATGAGATGGCAGAATCTTCAGATTCTGCACCCATGAAGGATTCTGCTCCTCCTTTATCCCCTGCACCAACAAAGGACTCAG TTCCTCCTGTTGAAGCTGCATTCTCATCTCCTCCCACCCTTTCCTTACCTCTGCCCATATCAAGAGTCGGGCACGGGGACAAAGACAGAGCGCCTGTTCCCCAGGCGGTGGTCAAACCTCAAGTCCTTACTCATCTCATAGAGGGCTTTGTGATTCAGGAGGGAGCGGAGCCCTTCCCC GTTGCTGGACTCCTCAAAGACAGAGATTTTGCCCTGGTTGGCCGCACGGAGAACGGCCCCCCAT TGTTAAAGTGTGAGTACTGTGGATGCCTCGCTCCGGCCAGTCAGTTCAGAGGATCGAAGAGGTTCTGTTCCAATACCTGCGCTAAGAG GTACAATGTGAGCTGCAGCCAGCACTTCAAGAGCAGCAGAGGGAGAAATGCTGCAGGGCAAGCGCCACCTCCAGCGCCCACGGAGAGCTCTGCACGGCGCCGGGGCCCTTCTCGCAGAAGTAGCTCTAATATCACCTATAATAAAATAGCAAGCAAGCATCTTTCTGTCAAG TGTCACTCGGAGTCCAGCCGCTCAGAAGACGTAACCAGCgatggggaggaagaggaggacgaTTCTCCTTCACTGTCCCCAAGCTCCTCGCACTCCTGCACCAGAGCCGGTCACAGTGCTCCTCAGTCTGACAGCTCGGCGCCTGGAAGCCTCCCACTAGAGGGCGCTAACTTTCTCTCTGCGACTCCTGGTCAGTGGAGCGTGGAAGAAGTCTGCAGGTTCATCTCCTCGCTGCAGG GTTGTGAGGAGTTGGCCGCCCAGTTCCTGTCGCAGGAGATAGACGGGCAGGCTTTGATGCTTTTGCGAGAGGACCATCTAATCTCCACCATGAAtatcaagctgggtccagcactCAAGATCTGTGCCTCCATTAACAGTCTGCGTGAGTAA
- the styk1b gene encoding tyrosine-protein kinase STYK1b encodes MSTLSDADYRCKHGDTICEIRVYEQEVIVVPILLLASFLVTLIFILLLRYCPERVDRIRPQASKSTSRRVLHGIDAPPGINVLEHESIALDIPSSYSTFQPPNTYPTKNLSTAVATPSVTPTPPPQPYKPSYTPIVQPRELPRQRLPESFNLVTPMPGAFSLRSDTSVSLYRARMENRNVVLRVLNDSADATERHSFLGFASFLSQLGPHPFLPELLGVVSLRAPLVTVVEELENKDLLSFLWRCRQDNVDPPCEMTERRIFTMAKQVVHALEFLHGKDLLHGNIRARNVLVSNHFTAKLWGLHGVYTRKNEGATQRVDPSMKKWQAPELLVKKPATQSSDVWSFGVLLYEMATLGDAPFAEISVNELLQFHQRGKSLKKTPNCSNTLHALIKSCCQWKDQDRPSLAEASRKLVSGEKSASDKVLKASGPVNIEQYLQEAGYGETNSYTVF; translated from the exons ATGTCTACTTTGTCGGACGCAGACTACCGCTGCAAACACGGAGACACCATCTGTG AGATCCGCGTATATGAGCAGGAGGTGATCGTCGTGCCCATCCTCCTGCTGGCCAGCTTCTTGGTCACTCTAATCTTCATACTCCTGCTGCGCTACTGCCCAGAGAGGGTCGATCGAATCCGCCCACAAGCCTCAAAGTCGACTTCCAGGAGAGTGCTGCATGGCATCGATG CTCCTCCAGGTATCAATGTACTTGAGCATGAAAGCATCGCCTTGGATATTCCCAGTTCCTACTCCACCTTCCAGCCCCCAAACACCTACCCAACAAAGAACCTCTCCACGGCCGTGGCCACACCTTCCGTCACGCCCACCCCCCCGCCACAGCCCTACAAGCCCAGTTACACCCCTATTGTCCAGCCTAGAGAGTTGCCACGCCAGAGGCTGCCTGAGTCCTTCAACCTGGTCACCCCTATGCCTGGTGCCTTCTCGCTGCGCTCAGACACCTCTGTGTCCCTCTACAGGGCGCGTATGGAAAACAGGAATGTGGTACTGCGGGTGCTGAATG ACTCGGCCGACGCCACGGAGAGACACAGCTTCCTGGGCTTTGCATCCTTCCTGTCCCAGCTTGGACCGCATCCATTCCTCCCAGAACTCTTAGGTGTGGTCTCACTTCGAGCTCCTCTGGTCACAGTTGTGGAAGAGCTTGAAAACAAAGACCTGCTCAGCTTCTTGTGGCGATGCAGACAG GACAATGTGGATCCTCCGTGTGAGATGACTGAGAGACGAATATTTACTATGGCCAAACAAGTGGTCCATGCACTG GAGTTCCTTCACGGCAAAGATCTCCTCCACGGAAACATCCGGGCACGGAACGTGCTGGTCAGCAATCACTTCACAGCCAAGCTCTGGGGCCTGCATGGAGTTTACACAAGAAAGAACGAGGGAGCCACTCAGAGGGTTGATCCCAGCATGAAGAAATGGCAGGCACCAGAGCTCTTAGTCAAGAAGCCGGCGACTCAGAGCAGTGACGT CTGGTCATTTGGTGTATTATTGTATGAAATGGCAACTTTGG gTGACGCTCCGTTTGCCGAGATCTCAGTTAACGAACTCCTGCAGTTCCATCAAAGAGGAAAAAGTCTGAAAAAAACGCCAAACTGCTCCAACACACT ACATGCCCTCATTAAAAGTTGCTGCCAGTGGAAAGATCAAGATCGTCCGTCCTTGGCTGAAGCGAGCCGAAAGCTTGTTTCGGGAGAGAAAAGTGCCTCTGATAAAGTGCTCAAGGCGTCCGGGCCAGTTAATATTGAACAGTACCTGCAGGAGGCAGGATACGGAGAAACCAACAGCTACACTGTTTTCTGA
- the m6pr gene encoding cation-dependent mannose-6-phosphate receptor — protein MKVFSLPRRGSILVWTMAIQLALCGSVVFATDGTKACKLLSESVSERNVLNKLEPLAHKNFTVDATIGEDSYTYVFQLCGDAGGVPGAGVIQVDKKSPKKITVIGQYNSTKAIGGSDWVMLIYNDGDTYDAHCSKEKRKAIVMISCSTSTDMGQLEVVMEDRERTSECFYLFELDSKSVCPTIQSHLSAGSIILIIGFCLVAVYLIGGFLYQRLIVGAKGMEQFPNYAFWVEVGNLTADGCDFVCRSQNREKAPAYRGLTTDALEEEPEERDDHLLPM, from the exons ATGAAG GTTTTTAGTCTTCCCAGAAGAGGGTCCATCTTGGTGTGGACGATGGCAATCCAGCTGGCCCTGTGTGGGAGTGTTGTGTTCGCCACTGACGGGACCAAGGCCTGCAAACTGTTGTCTGAGTCTGTCTCAGAGAGGAATGTCCTCAATAAATTAGAGCCACTCGCCCACAAGAA CTTTACAGTAGATGCCACCATTGGAGAAGACAGCTACACGTATGTGTTCCAGTTGTGTGGGGATGCTGGGGGTGTTCCAGGAGCTGGAGTTATTCAAGTAGACAAGAAATCACCAAAGAAAATAACGGTGATCGGCCAGTATAATTCAACAAAGGCCATTGGAGGAA GTGACTGGGTGATGTTGATTTACAATGATGGCGACACTTATGACGCCCACTGCTCCAAGGAAAAGAGGAAAGCTATCGTTATGATCTCTTGCAGCACGAGTACAGACATG GGTCAGTTGGAGGTGGTTATGGAGGACAGGGAAAGAACAAGCGAATGTTTTTACCTGTTTGAGCTGGATTCCAAGTCAGTGTGTCCAACCATTCAATCCCATCTTAGCGCTGGCTCCATAATACTCATCAT TGGTTTCTGCCTTGTGGCTGTTTACCTCATTGGAGGTTTCCTCTACCAGCGGCTGATTGTTGGCGCCAAAGGGATGGAGCAATTCCCCAATTATGCTTTCTGGGTGGAAGTCGGGAACCTAACCGCG GACGGTTGTGACTTTGTGTGCCGATCACAAAATCGAGAGAAAGCTCCGGCTTACAGGGGACTGACCACAGACGCCTTAGAGGAAGAGCCTGAAGAAAGAGATGACCACCTACTACCGATGTGA